CTTCTGGATAGTATATGCCTCTGGGTAATGGGCTAACAGATATCCATTCTTTGGAAAGAGGATTGTAAGATTCAACATCTAAGAGACTTTTAATGTCCCGGGATCCTCTAGTTTTTCCACCTATGACAAATAATCTATCGAGAGCCATAACTGATGTATGCATGGTTCTTGGTGTTTTCATAGTTGATACCAAGAAGAAATCATTTTTGACTGGACAGTAGCACCAGGTTTGATCAGTGGCATCATGATATGACTCAGCAATATGCAGTCGAACCGTTCGACAACATTTCCCTTTGCAACCACCTGTCAAGAATATTTTCTCTCCGTAACTCGAAAGACTAGATCCTGGCAAATCAATCAGGTGTGATTGCGGCAGTATTTTCCATGAATCAGTTTTAATGTTATAGCAAAATGTATATtgattttctccattttcctcAGTTTTGTGAATGAATATGTATTTCTCAGTTGTGGATGGTCGAGCATCAGGGAAGAGTCCACCAGAACCTTGCACACACTTAATTGCATCCATGATTATGTCAAAACAGTTTGTGCTTTTGAGTAAACTCTCTTCATTGAACAGACAGTCCTGAAGTGTCTCCTCAGATAACTGATGTAATCTCACTTTTTCAATCAAATGAGGCAGATACTTTTGCCTTGATTCTAAGTTATGTTTAGTCCAACTAAGGACAACTTTCAGTACCATTTCTTCTTCAGGAACATTTAATTCATCTGATTCCAGACATTTTTGTAGTACTCCAAAATTCATCTCTAAGAAATCACTggatttaaataataaagaaaagtgaTGTTGTACAAAGTGTAATGCATGATCAAACAAACTGGTGGAGCCATAGCTATCTGATATAGATAATAACTGTAAACAATTGACAAGattaatactttttattaaaaagtcactgCAAGCTTTGGATAGGAAGGAAACTTGAAGAAATGATGACAACTGGAAGAACATTTCCACATTatcatctgttatttttgtttttccagtataggcatAATCGAGAAATGCTTTTACTGCTTTGGAGGACAAATTAGTAATGGTAACACTTCCATCATCTCTTTCTTTCATGTTTACTTCAAACATAGCCCtgcaaaaataaagaacacagaaaaacagcaggaatattttattccataattattttcaatattacCTTAAAGAGGATTCCTTACTCttgacttaaaatatatttataaaagcatattttaattGCCTCCTAATTAATATCTAGAATTATATAACATTATTTATCTGCCAACAAACATATTACAAAATGCCTATATTACAAAATATGTACACTACAGCTGAGCTATAGCAACtaataaaaaaagactaaaaagattCAAATTTTGtatacttatttattattaacgCTATTGGGGCAAAACCTTGCTGATGGCCAAATTTCTTTATTTATGGATTAATTAGTAACAACTGTGCTGGTGATAactaaaattacttaaaatataattatttagggCTTAGGATTTAAAAGTCTCTTTCAAATTCATCTTTGATTTCAcattaatga
The nucleotide sequence above comes from Symphalangus syndactylus isolate Jambi chromosome 3, NHGRI_mSymSyn1-v2.1_pri, whole genome shotgun sequence. Encoded proteins:
- the KBTBD3 gene encoding kelch repeat and BTB domain-containing protein 3, with the translated sequence MELAMDNSYAFNQRSTCNGIPSEKKNNFLVSEDHGQKILSVLQNFREQNVFYDFKIIMKDEIIPCHRCVLAACSDFFRAMFEVNMKERDDGSVTITNLSSKAVKAFLDYAYTGKTKITDDNVEMFFQLSSFLQVSFLSKACSDFLIKSINLVNCLQLLSISDSYGSTSLFDHALHFVQHHFSLLFKSSDFLEMNFGVLQKCLESDELNVPEEEMVLKVVLSWTKHNLESRQKYLPHLIEKVRLHQLSEETLQDCLFNEESLLKSTNCFDIIMDAIKCVQGSGGLFPDARPSTTEKYIFIHKTEENGENQYTFCYNIKTDSWKILPQSHLIDLPGSSLSSYGEKIFLTGGCKGKCCRTVRLHIAESYHDATDQTWCYCPVKNDFFLVSTMKTPRTMHTSVMALDRLFVIGGKTRGSRDIKSLLDVESYNPLSKEWISVSPLPRGIYYPEASTCQNVIYVLGSEVEITDAFNPSLDCFFKYNATTDQWSELVAEFGQFFHATLIKAVPVNCTLYICDLSTYKVYSFCPDTCVWKGEGSFECAGFNAGAIGIEDKIYILGGDYAPDEITDEVQVYHSNRSEWEEVSPMPRALTEFYCQVIQFNKYRDPWFSDLCA